In Chanodichthys erythropterus isolate Z2021 chromosome 11, ASM2448905v1, whole genome shotgun sequence, a single window of DNA contains:
- the msmp1 gene encoding prostate-associated microseminoprotein, with translation MDPMVRHITLMFFMACLVWTICSAAPMQCHFNSQALCEHDGKQYSMGESWMEQGCVQCTCLHPVGVGCCETVHRPVDFPPWCEVRVESLTCQVMLVLTSDPRLPCIPGEDNNVDPRHGALNMKLEG, from the exons ATGGATCCCATGGTGAGACATATCACATTGATGTTCTTCATGGCCTGTTTGGTGTGGACGATATGTTCAGCAGCACCAATGCAGTGTCACTTCAACTCTCAAG ctctgtgtgaacatgatggaaAGCAGTACTCTATGGGAGAAAGCTGGATGGAGCAGGGTTGTGTGCAGTGCACCTGTCTGCACCCTGTGGGAGTGGGATGCTGCGAAAC TGTGCATCGGCCTGTGGACTTTCCTCCCTGGTGTGAAGTTCGAGTTGAATCTCTGACCTGCCAGGTCATGCTGGTGTTGACCTCTGATCCTCGTCTGCCCTGCATTCCTGGAGAAGACAACAATGTTGACCCAAGACATGGAGCACTCAACATGAAACTAGAAGGTTAG
- the rgp1 gene encoding RAB6A-GEF complex partner protein 2 translates to MIEVVASMARGPVFLAGEVLECLITFTNPISHLSTSASSEMLAWASAQIHCQFHASESRVALPAQGTKQDVQAESDTVLIPSRGERGQCVLDTPPKILFCDLRLDPGESKTYTYSEVVPTDGPPSFRGQAVKYVYKLTIGCQRVNSPIKLLRVPFRVLVLHGMPEPPFPQDEEVAPSNPFLEEEEGSRRDTRPLERALDMLMITTSRRCPYMFNITNVRGKVAKFCIFKTVYRLGEDVIGTFTFSEGDIPCLQYSVSLQSEEEVQEQYQRRPGQAVSVTGHGRHLESCLHTASSHFSLPVPLNVTPGFTTDIVTLRWRLHFEFVTAREPVEAPVVLQNQSEVTLWTGAEHVDVDTFSWDLPIKVLPTNPTLASYVSQFTGTNSINI, encoded by the exons ATGATTGAGGTGGTGGCATCTATGGCACGAGGGCCTGTGTTTTTGGCCGGGGAGGTTTTGGAGTGTCTCATAACCTTCACAAACCCCATATCACATCTGTCTACATCTGCCAGCAG TGAGATGTTGGCTTGGGCCAGTGCTCAGATTCACTGCCAGTTCCATGCCAGCGAGAGTCGTGTGGCTCTGCCCGCTCAGGGCACCAAACAGGACGTGCAAGCTGAGAGTGACACTGTGCTGATACCAAGCAGAG GTGAACGAGGGCAGTGTGTGCTGGACACACCGCCTAAGATCTTGTTCTGTGACCTTCGTTTGGACCCTGGAGAGAGCAAGACCT ATACCTATAGTGAGGTTGTGCCCACTGACGGTCCACCCAGTTTCCGGGGTCAGGCGGTGAAATATGTGTACAAGCTCACAATTGGCTGTCAGCGAGTCAACTCACCCATCAAGTTACTGCGAGTCCCTTTCAGAGTTCTAGTGCTGCATG GCATGCCAGAGCCTCCGTTCCCTCAAGATGAGGAAGTGGCTCCCTCAAACCCCTTCCTGGAAGAGGAGGAAGGAAGCCGAAGAGATACAAGACCGCTAGAAAGAGCTCTGGATATGCTAATGATCACCACCTCACGTCGATGCCCAT ATATGTTCAACATCACAAATGTGCGGGGAAAGGTGgccaagttctgcatctttaaGACCGTGTACAGGCTCGGAGAAGATGTCATTGGCACCTTCACATTCTCAGAAGGGGATATTCCATGTTTACAG TATTCCGTAAGTCTGCAAAGTGAGGAGGAGGTCCAAGAGCAGTACCAGAGACGACCCGGCCAGGCTGTCAGTGTCACTGGTCATGGCCGACACCTAGAGTCCTGCTTGCACACAGCCTCCAGCCATTTTTCTCTCCCTGTACCCCTCAACGTTACACCAGGATTCACCACAGATATAG TGACGTTAAGATGGCGACTGCATTTTGAGTTCGTCACAGCGCGGGAACCAGTGGAGGCACCGGTGGTTCTGCAGAATCAGTCAGAAGTCACATTATGGACTGGGGCGGAGCATGTGGATGTGGACACCTTCAGTTGGGACCTGCCAATCAAAGTGCTTCCTACCAATCCCACGCTAGCTTCATATGTTTCACAGTTCACAGGGACAAACAGCATCAACATTTGA